In a genomic window of Streptomyces sp. SJL17-4:
- a CDS encoding GNAT family N-acetyltransferase: MSPTRPPADPPGDDTLDLRLDELVTLLEGGHIDAELLDGDRLDSVASWNPVYTSVGVFQLVPVRLERDLRLVTRWMNDPAVAAFWDLAGPEAVTAEHLRTQLDGDGRSVPCLGVLDATPMSYFEIYRADLDPLARHYPARPHDTGIHLLIGGVTDRGRGVGSTLLRAVADLVLDHRPRCTRVVAEPDIRNTPSVSAFLSGGFRYAAEVDLPDKRAALMMRDRVLRHVL; this comes from the coding sequence GTGTCACCCACCCGCCCACCGGCCGACCCGCCCGGTGACGACACCCTCGACCTGAGGCTCGACGAACTCGTCACCCTCCTCGAAGGCGGTCACATCGACGCCGAACTCCTCGACGGAGACCGGCTGGACTCCGTCGCCTCCTGGAACCCGGTTTACACGTCCGTAGGGGTCTTCCAGCTCGTTCCCGTGCGCCTCGAGCGAGACCTGCGGCTCGTCACCCGATGGATGAACGACCCCGCCGTCGCCGCCTTCTGGGACCTCGCCGGACCCGAGGCCGTCACCGCCGAGCACCTCCGCACCCAACTCGACGGCGACGGCCGCAGCGTCCCCTGCCTCGGAGTGCTCGACGCCACGCCCATGAGCTACTTCGAGATCTACCGCGCCGACCTCGACCCGCTCGCCCGGCACTACCCGGCGCGCCCCCACGACACCGGTATCCATCTGCTGATCGGAGGCGTCACCGACCGGGGCCGCGGCGTCGGCAGCACCCTGCTGCGCGCCGTCGCCGATCTCGTCCTCGACCACCGTCCCCGCTGTACCCGCGTCGTCGCCGAACCCGACATCCGTAACACCCCCTCCGTCTCGGCCTTCCTCAGCGGCGGCTTCCGCTACGCGGCGGAAGTCGACCTCCCTGACAAGCGAGCGGCGCTCATGATGCGTGACCGCGTCCTCCGTCACGTTCTGTGA
- a CDS encoding IucA/IucC family protein codes for MNATPPSPAPKTEAPLAVEHLTSQILSSTALDAPLLTAEALGPEVLTAVEPPSQHLAPEPRTIPEPRTTPEPGTGTEPGTTLPSTTLSGTTLSGTPLPGTPEPDAPAARPADPTVPRQHVGSYDPRPHRTAVGTDPLGYPNPHPHPHPRPHRPAAVDPQRNPAPDPHHPAGADPLDDPDPQRAAEAAAVENLLRCWVREKNLPTPGSTTLRIPLAASGTALLVPVRYWSPTGWHRFGAPALEGLPATAPTVDAVTVAALLSRETGRPEGTELVGRVADSARRTADFLAERRRSPQPHPDADLFLAAEQSLLLGHPLHPTPKSREGLSDAEARLYSPELHGSFPLHWLAVDSSLLASDSGWTEQGRPVSAEQLALGLAEGLALPAGTAPLPVHPWQARELLHRPDIRALIDSGLLHDLGLHGSPWHPTSSVRTVHRPGARAMLKLSLGLRITNSRRENLRKELHRGVEVHRLLRTGLVDEWQAAHPGFDIVRDPAWLAVDTPDGAPVPGLDLMIRHNPFGPGDDAVCIASLTAPRPWPGTSAMRSRLADVIGRLAARTGRPTTAVATEWFLRYLDQVVRPVLWLDGHAGIALEAHQQNTLVLLDPDGWPVGGRYRDNQGYYFRESHRSELESRLPGIGAESDTFVSDQVTDERFAYYLGINNVLGLIGAFGAQHLADERVLLAAFRSFLTSATSLGSPLPHRLLEAATLRSKANLLTRLHGLDELVGPVDTQSVYVTVTNPLRA; via the coding sequence GTGAACGCCACGCCCCCCTCCCCGGCGCCCAAGACCGAGGCCCCCCTCGCCGTCGAGCACCTCACCTCCCAGATCCTCTCCTCCACGGCGCTGGATGCCCCCCTGCTGACAGCCGAGGCCCTCGGCCCCGAGGTACTCACCGCCGTGGAACCCCCCTCCCAGCACCTCGCCCCCGAGCCCCGCACCATCCCCGAGCCCCGCACCACCCCCGAGCCCGGCACCGGCACCGAACCCGGCACCACACTCCCCAGCACCACTCTCTCCGGGACCACGCTCTCCGGCACCCCGCTCCCCGGAACCCCGGAGCCCGACGCGCCGGCAGCCCGCCCCGCCGACCCCACGGTCCCGCGGCAGCACGTCGGCTCGTACGACCCCCGACCGCACCGCACGGCCGTGGGAACCGACCCGCTGGGCTACCCGAACCCCCACCCCCACCCCCACCCCCGCCCCCACCGGCCGGCCGCCGTCGACCCGCAGCGGAACCCCGCCCCGGACCCGCACCACCCGGCCGGCGCCGACCCCCTGGACGACCCCGACCCGCAGCGCGCCGCCGAGGCGGCCGCCGTCGAGAACCTCCTCCGCTGCTGGGTCCGCGAGAAGAACCTGCCGACCCCCGGCTCCACCACCCTCCGCATCCCCCTCGCCGCCAGCGGCACCGCCCTCCTCGTCCCCGTCCGCTACTGGTCACCCACCGGCTGGCACCGCTTCGGCGCCCCCGCCCTCGAAGGGCTCCCGGCCACGGCTCCCACCGTCGACGCCGTGACCGTGGCCGCCCTGCTCAGCCGGGAGACCGGCCGCCCCGAGGGCACCGAACTCGTCGGCAGGGTCGCCGACTCGGCCCGCCGCACCGCCGACTTCCTCGCCGAACGCCGCCGCTCGCCTCAACCGCACCCGGACGCCGACCTCTTCCTCGCCGCCGAACAGTCCCTGCTGCTCGGCCACCCCCTCCACCCCACACCCAAGAGCCGTGAAGGCCTCTCCGACGCCGAGGCCCGGCTCTACTCACCCGAACTGCACGGCTCCTTCCCCCTCCACTGGCTCGCCGTCGACTCCTCCCTGCTGGCCTCCGACTCCGGCTGGACCGAGCAGGGCCGTCCCGTCAGCGCCGAGCAACTCGCCCTCGGCCTCGCCGAAGGGCTCGCGCTCCCCGCCGGAACCGCGCCCCTGCCCGTACACCCCTGGCAGGCCCGAGAGCTGCTGCACCGCCCCGACATCCGCGCCCTCATCGACTCCGGCCTCCTCCACGACCTCGGTCTGCACGGCAGCCCGTGGCACCCCACCTCCTCGGTCCGCACCGTGCACCGCCCCGGCGCCCGGGCCATGCTCAAGCTCTCCCTCGGCCTGCGCATCACCAACTCGCGCCGTGAGAACCTCCGCAAGGAACTCCACCGCGGCGTCGAGGTCCACCGGCTGCTCCGCACCGGCCTCGTCGACGAATGGCAGGCCGCCCACCCGGGCTTCGACATCGTCCGCGACCCCGCGTGGCTCGCCGTCGACACCCCGGACGGCGCCCCCGTCCCAGGCCTCGACCTGATGATTCGCCACAACCCCTTCGGTCCCGGCGACGACGCCGTCTGCATCGCCTCCCTCACCGCCCCCCGGCCCTGGCCCGGAACCAGTGCCATGCGCTCCCGCCTCGCCGACGTCATCGGCCGCCTCGCCGCCCGCACCGGCCGGCCCACCACGGCCGTCGCCACCGAGTGGTTCCTCCGCTACCTCGACCAGGTCGTCCGCCCCGTCCTCTGGCTCGACGGCCACGCCGGCATCGCCCTGGAGGCCCACCAGCAGAACACCCTGGTGCTCCTCGACCCCGACGGCTGGCCGGTCGGCGGCCGCTACCGCGACAATCAGGGCTACTACTTCCGCGAGTCCCACCGGAGCGAGCTGGAGAGCCGCCTCCCCGGCATCGGCGCCGAAAGCGACACCTTCGTCTCCGACCAGGTCACCGACGAGCGCTTCGCCTACTACCTCGGCATCAACAACGTCCTCGGCCTGATCGGCGCCTTCGGCGCCCAGCACCTCGCCGACGAGCGCGTCCTGCTCGCGGCCTTCCGCAGCTTCCTCACCTCCGCCACCAGCCTCGGCTCACCCCTGCCCCACCGCCTCCTGGAAGCCGCGACCCTCCGCAGCAAGGCCAACCTCCTCACCCGCCTGCACGGCCTGGACGAACTCGTCGGACCCGTCGACACCCAGTCCGTCTACGTCACCGTCACCAACCCCCTTCGCGCCTGA
- a CDS encoding diaminobutyrate--2-oxoglutarate transaminase family protein, with translation MLRRQSLRESAARTYARSLPIVPVRARGLTIEGADGRRYLDCLSGAGTLALGHNHPVVLEAVKKVLDSGAPLHVLDLATPVKDAFTSELFATLPGELAANARIQFCGPAGTDAVEAALKLVRTATGRSGLLAFTGAYHGMTSGALDASGGATDIRVTRLPYPHSYRCPYGVGGARGAQLAASWTESLLDDPKSGVTTPAGMILEAVQGEGGVIPAPDDWMRRMRRITADRSIPLVVDEVQTGVGRTGAFWAVEHSGVVPDVMVLSKAIGGSLPLAVIVYRSELDAWEPGAHAGTFRGNQLAMAAGTATLAYVRENKLAERAGILGARILGQLRGLAAAHPCVGDVRGRGLMIGVELVDPDAAGPDDPVPPAAPALALAVQQECLARGLIVELGGRHSAVVRLLPPLTLTDEQATAVLDRFADALAAAERAHTPQLPAARRPTAPRTAPGPSH, from the coding sequence ATCCTGCGCCGCCAGTCCCTGCGCGAGTCCGCCGCCCGCACCTACGCCCGCTCCCTGCCCATCGTCCCCGTACGGGCGCGAGGGCTGACTATCGAAGGCGCCGACGGCCGGCGCTATCTGGACTGCCTGTCGGGCGCCGGGACACTCGCCCTCGGCCACAACCACCCCGTGGTCCTCGAAGCCGTCAAGAAGGTCCTCGACTCCGGAGCCCCGCTCCATGTCCTCGACCTCGCCACCCCCGTCAAGGACGCCTTCACCTCCGAGCTGTTCGCCACCCTGCCGGGCGAACTCGCCGCCAACGCCCGCATCCAGTTCTGCGGACCGGCCGGAACGGACGCCGTGGAGGCGGCCCTCAAACTGGTCCGTACCGCCACCGGCCGCAGCGGACTGCTCGCCTTCACCGGTGCCTACCACGGCATGACGTCCGGCGCCCTCGACGCCTCCGGCGGAGCGACCGACATCCGCGTCACCCGGCTGCCGTACCCCCACTCGTACCGCTGCCCCTACGGTGTCGGCGGCGCCCGCGGCGCCCAACTCGCCGCCAGCTGGACCGAGAGCCTTCTCGACGACCCCAAGAGCGGCGTCACCACCCCCGCCGGAATGATCCTCGAAGCCGTCCAGGGCGAAGGCGGGGTCATCCCCGCGCCCGACGACTGGATGCGCCGGATGCGCCGCATCACCGCCGACCGTTCCATTCCGCTCGTCGTCGACGAGGTCCAGACCGGTGTGGGCCGCACCGGCGCCTTCTGGGCCGTCGAGCACAGCGGCGTCGTGCCCGACGTGATGGTCCTCTCCAAGGCCATCGGCGGCTCCCTTCCCCTCGCCGTCATCGTCTACAGGTCCGAGCTCGACGCCTGGGAGCCCGGCGCCCACGCGGGCACCTTCCGCGGCAACCAGCTCGCCATGGCCGCGGGCACGGCCACCCTCGCGTACGTCCGGGAGAACAAGCTCGCCGAGCGAGCCGGCATCCTCGGCGCCCGCATCCTCGGCCAACTCCGGGGCCTCGCCGCAGCCCACCCCTGCGTCGGCGACGTCCGCGGCCGGGGCCTCATGATCGGCGTCGAGCTCGTCGACCCCGACGCGGCGGGACCGGACGATCCCGTGCCGCCCGCCGCCCCCGCCCTGGCCCTCGCCGTCCAACAGGAGTGCCTCGCCCGCGGACTCATCGTCGAACTCGGCGGCCGGCACTCCGCCGTGGTCCGGCTCCTGCCGCCGCTCACCCTCACCGACGAGCAGGCCACCGCCGTCCTGGACCGCTTCGCCGACGCCCTGGCCGCGGCCGAACGGGCCCACACCCCCCAGCTGCCCGCCGCCCGCAGGCCCACGGCCCCCCGGACGGCCCCCGGGCCGTCCCACTGA
- a CDS encoding IucA/IucC family siderophore biosynthesis protein produces the protein MLAPPELNASAWARASSRLLAKALAEFAYEEIVEPAPVADEPDLHTLRLDDGDTLTFRARRGAYGSWYVAADSITHEGRPMTDVLDFLVRARRFLQLDGATLGHLIRELSATLAADARLDHTALSAARLADLSYAELEGHQTGHPWLVLNKGRIGFSATDAARWAPEARRATRLPWIAVSNRLAAYRGVFGLRTPDRLYAQELDPEVHAAFRAELTARGHEPDGYLLLPVHPWQWDEILLPLYAPAIAAGTVVPLSADGDLRLPQQSVRTFLNTSRPERHTVKLPLSVLNTLVWRGLPTERTLAAPAVTAWVHGLRDADPFLRDECGVILLGEVASVTVEHPLYDRLPEVPYQYKELLGAIWREPLRLPPGERARTLASLLHTDPAGRAFVAELVERSGLAPAVWLQHLFAALLPPLLHFLYRYGTVFSPHGENAIVVYDGEDVPVRLAIKDFVDDVNISGQSLPEHDTLPDDVRAVLLTEGPDFLVQFIHSGLFVGVFRYLAPLCEEQLDVPEEEFWSLVRAEILRHQARFPELKERFELFDLLTPRIERLCLNRNRLHLDGYRDRPERPHAAVHGTVPNPLA, from the coding sequence CTGCTCGCGCCTCCCGAGCTGAACGCCTCCGCCTGGGCCAGGGCCTCGTCCCGGCTCCTCGCCAAGGCCCTCGCCGAGTTCGCCTACGAGGAGATCGTCGAACCAGCCCCGGTGGCAGACGAACCGGACCTCCACACCCTGCGGCTCGACGACGGCGACACCCTCACCTTCCGTGCCCGCCGAGGTGCCTACGGCAGCTGGTACGTCGCCGCCGACTCGATCACCCATGAGGGCCGGCCCATGACGGACGTCCTCGACTTCCTGGTCCGCGCCCGCCGCTTCCTCCAGCTCGACGGCGCCACCCTCGGCCACCTCATCCGAGAGCTCTCCGCCACCCTTGCCGCCGATGCCCGTCTCGATCACACCGCCCTCTCCGCAGCCCGGCTCGCCGACCTCTCCTACGCCGAGCTCGAAGGGCACCAGACGGGCCACCCCTGGCTCGTCCTCAACAAGGGCCGCATCGGCTTCTCCGCCACCGACGCCGCCCGCTGGGCACCCGAGGCCCGCCGTGCCACCCGGCTGCCGTGGATCGCCGTCAGCAACCGCCTCGCGGCCTACCGTGGCGTATTCGGGCTCCGCACCCCCGACCGTCTCTACGCCCAAGAACTCGACCCCGAGGTCCACGCCGCGTTCCGCGCCGAACTGACGGCCCGCGGCCACGAACCCGATGGCTACCTCCTGCTGCCCGTCCACCCCTGGCAGTGGGACGAGATCCTGCTCCCGCTCTACGCCCCGGCCATCGCCGCAGGGACCGTCGTCCCGCTCTCCGCGGACGGCGACCTCCGGCTGCCGCAGCAGTCGGTCCGTACCTTCCTCAACACCAGCCGCCCCGAGCGGCACACCGTCAAACTCCCACTGTCCGTCCTCAACACCCTGGTCTGGCGCGGCCTGCCCACCGAACGCACCCTCGCCGCCCCGGCCGTCACCGCCTGGGTCCACGGCCTCCGCGACGCCGACCCGTTCCTGCGGGACGAGTGCGGGGTGATCCTCCTCGGGGAGGTCGCCTCCGTCACCGTCGAGCACCCTCTGTACGACCGGCTGCCCGAAGTTCCGTACCAGTACAAGGAACTCCTCGGCGCGATCTGGCGCGAGCCGCTGCGGCTGCCCCCGGGCGAGCGGGCCCGCACCCTCGCCTCTCTGCTCCACACGGACCCCGCCGGGCGGGCCTTCGTCGCCGAACTCGTCGAGCGCTCAGGACTCGCGCCGGCCGTCTGGCTCCAGCACCTCTTCGCCGCGCTGCTGCCCCCGCTGCTGCACTTCCTCTACCGGTACGGCACGGTCTTCTCCCCGCACGGCGAGAACGCCATCGTCGTCTACGACGGAGAGGACGTCCCCGTACGCCTGGCGATCAAGGACTTCGTCGACGACGTGAACATCAGCGGCCAGTCGCTGCCCGAGCACGACACGCTGCCCGACGACGTGCGCGCCGTCCTCCTGACCGAGGGGCCCGACTTCCTCGTCCAGTTCATCCATTCGGGGCTCTTCGTCGGTGTCTTCCGTTATCTCGCACCGCTCTGCGAGGAACAACTCGACGTGCCGGAAGAAGAATTCTGGTCCCTCGTCCGCGCCGAGATCCTCCGCCACCAGGCGCGCTTCCCCGAGCTGAAGGAACGGTTCGAGCTCTTCGACCTCCTCACCCCCCGGATCGAGCGGCTCTGCCTCAACCGCAACCGTCTGCACCTGGACGGCTACCGGGACCGCCCCGAGCGACCCCACGCGGCCGTCCACGGGACCGTCCCCAACCCGCTCGCGTGA
- the hflX gene encoding GTPase HflX has translation MTSSSSPSQDEQSFAETSRTESLRADALMEEDVAWSHEIDGERDGDQFDRSERAALRRVVGLSTELEDVTEVEYRQLRLERVVLVGVWTSGTVQDAENSLAELAALAETAGALVLDGVIQRRDKPDPATFIGSGKARELRDIVVETGADTVVCDGELSPGQLIALEDVVKVKVVDRTALILDIFAQHAKSREGKAQVALAQMQYMLPRLRGWGQSLSRQMGGGGGGGMATRGPGETKIETDRRRIREKMAKMRREIAEMKTGRDIKRQERRRNKVPSVAIAGYTNAGKSSLLNRLTGAGVLVENALFATLDPTVRRAETPTGRVYTLADTVGFVRHLPHHLVEAFRSTMEEVGDSDLILHVVDGSHPAPEEQLAAVREVFRDVGAVNVPEIVVINKADAADPLVLQRLLRMEKHSIVVSARSGQGMQELLALIDSELPRPQVELEALVPYTQGGLVSRVHAEGEVESEEHTPEGTLLKARVHEELAAMLAPYVPAAH, from the coding sequence ATGACCTCCTCTTCTTCCCCTTCCCAGGACGAGCAGAGCTTCGCGGAGACGAGCCGTACCGAGAGCCTTCGGGCCGATGCCCTGATGGAAGAGGACGTCGCCTGGAGCCACGAGATCGACGGAGAGAGGGACGGCGACCAGTTCGACCGCTCCGAGCGCGCGGCCCTGCGCCGTGTCGTCGGCCTCTCCACCGAGCTCGAGGACGTCACCGAGGTCGAGTACCGCCAGCTGCGCCTGGAGCGCGTCGTGCTGGTCGGTGTCTGGACCTCCGGGACCGTCCAGGACGCGGAGAACTCCCTCGCGGAACTCGCGGCCCTCGCCGAGACGGCGGGCGCCCTCGTGCTCGACGGCGTGATCCAGCGCCGTGACAAGCCGGACCCGGCGACCTTCATCGGCTCCGGCAAGGCGCGCGAACTGCGCGACATCGTGGTCGAGACCGGAGCCGACACCGTCGTCTGCGACGGCGAGCTCAGCCCCGGCCAGCTCATCGCCCTCGAAGACGTCGTCAAGGTCAAGGTGGTCGACCGGACCGCCCTGATCCTCGACATCTTCGCCCAGCACGCCAAGTCCCGAGAGGGCAAGGCGCAGGTCGCGCTCGCGCAGATGCAGTACATGCTGCCGCGCCTCCGTGGCTGGGGTCAGTCGCTCTCCCGTCAGATGGGCGGCGGCGGCGGTGGCGGCATGGCCACCCGTGGTCCCGGTGAGACCAAGATCGAGACCGACCGGCGTCGTATCCGCGAGAAGATGGCGAAGATGCGCCGGGAGATCGCGGAGATGAAGACCGGCCGCGACATCAAGCGGCAGGAGCGGCGCCGTAACAAGGTGCCGTCGGTCGCCATCGCCGGATACACGAACGCCGGCAAGTCGTCCCTGCTCAACCGCCTCACCGGCGCGGGCGTGCTCGTGGAGAACGCACTGTTCGCCACCCTCGACCCGACCGTCCGCCGGGCCGAGACGCCCACCGGCCGGGTCTACACCCTGGCCGACACCGTCGGCTTCGTCCGGCACCTGCCCCACCACCTGGTCGAGGCGTTCCGCTCCACCATGGAGGAGGTCGGCGACTCCGACCTCATCCTGCACGTGGTGGACGGCTCGCACCCGGCACCCGAGGAGCAGCTGGCCGCCGTGCGCGAGGTCTTCCGGGACGTCGGCGCGGTGAACGTGCCGGAGATCGTCGTCATCAACAAGGCGGACGCCGCGGACCCGCTGGTGCTCCAGCGACTGCTGCGGATGGAGAAGCACTCCATCGTGGTCTCGGCCCGTTCGGGTCAGGGCATGCAGGAGCTGCTCGCGCTCATCGACTCCGAGCTGCCCCGCCCGCAGGTCGAGCTCGAAGCCCTCGTGCCGTACACGCAGGGCGGACTCGTCTCGCGGGTGCACGCCGAGGGCGAGGTCGAGTCCGAGGAGCACACCCCGGAGGGCACCCTGCTCAAGGCCCGGGTGCACGAGGAACTGGCGGCGATGCTCGCGCCGTACGTCCCCGCGGCGCACTGA
- a CDS encoding ATP-dependent DNA helicase, translating into MTKPSLPDLLHAAVTAVGGTERPGQVTMAEAVAEAIDDNSHLLVQAGTGTGKSLGYLVPALAQGERVVVATATLALQRQLVERDLPRTVDALHPQLRRRPQFAMLKGRSNYLCLHRLHEGVPQDEEEGLFDPFEAAAPSSKLGQDLMRLRDWSDETETGDRDDLTPGVSDKAWAQVSVSSRECLGASKCAYGPECFAESARERAKLADVVVTNHALLAIDAIEGAPVLPQHEVLIVDEAHELVSRVTGVATGELTPGQVNRAVRRSAKLVDEKVADQLQTAAEGFERVMELALPGRLEELPEDLAYALMALRDAARAVITALGSTRDRSVQDEDAVRKQAMASVETVHGVAERITQGSEYDVVWYERHDRFGASVRVAPLSVSGLLREKLFTERSVVLASATLKLGGDFNGVGASLGLAPEGTTGDDLPVWKGIDVGSPFDYPRQGILYVAKHLSAPARDKDRADMLDELTELMQSAGGRTLGLFSSMRAAQLAAEELRIRVPELPILLQGEDTLGELIKNFAADPKTCLFGTLSLWQGVDVPGASCQLVVMDKIPFPRPDDPLMSARQKAVEEAGGNGFMAVAATHAALLMAQGAGRLVRATGDRGVVAVLDPRLATARYGSYLKASLPDFWYTTDRNQVRKSLAAIDAASKAAEV; encoded by the coding sequence ATGACGAAGCCATCCCTCCCCGACCTCCTCCACGCCGCCGTCACCGCCGTCGGCGGCACGGAGCGGCCCGGCCAGGTCACCATGGCCGAGGCCGTGGCCGAGGCCATCGACGACAATTCCCACCTCCTCGTCCAGGCCGGCACCGGCACGGGCAAGTCGCTCGGCTACCTGGTGCCGGCGCTGGCCCAGGGCGAGCGGGTGGTGGTGGCCACAGCCACCCTGGCGCTCCAGCGCCAGCTCGTCGAGCGTGACCTTCCGCGCACGGTCGACGCGCTGCATCCGCAGCTGCGCCGCCGCCCCCAGTTCGCCATGCTCAAGGGCCGGTCGAACTACCTCTGTCTGCACCGGCTCCACGAAGGGGTTCCGCAGGACGAGGAGGAAGGCCTCTTCGACCCCTTCGAGGCGGCCGCGCCCAGCAGCAAGCTGGGCCAGGACCTGATGCGGCTCCGGGACTGGTCGGACGAGACGGAGACCGGCGACCGGGACGACCTGACGCCCGGCGTCTCCGACAAGGCCTGGGCCCAGGTCTCGGTCTCCTCCCGGGAGTGCCTCGGCGCGAGCAAGTGCGCGTACGGCCCGGAGTGCTTCGCCGAGTCGGCCCGTGAGCGCGCCAAGCTCGCCGACGTCGTCGTCACCAACCACGCTCTCCTCGCCATCGACGCGATCGAGGGTGCCCCGGTGCTCCCGCAGCACGAGGTGCTGATCGTCGACGAGGCCCACGAGCTGGTCTCCCGGGTCACCGGCGTCGCCACCGGCGAGCTCACCCCCGGCCAGGTCAACCGCGCCGTGCGTCGGTCCGCGAAGCTGGTCGACGAGAAGGTCGCCGACCAGTTGCAGACCGCCGCCGAGGGCTTCGAGCGCGTCATGGAGCTGGCCCTCCCGGGTCGCCTGGAGGAGCTCCCGGAAGACCTCGCGTACGCCTTGATGGCGCTGCGGGATGCCGCTCGCGCGGTGATCACCGCCCTGGGTTCCACCCGGGACAGGTCCGTGCAGGACGAGGACGCCGTACGCAAGCAGGCCATGGCCTCCGTGGAGACCGTGCACGGAGTCGCGGAGCGGATCACTCAGGGTTCGGAGTACGACGTCGTCTGGTACGAGCGTCATGACCGCTTCGGTGCGTCGGTGCGGGTCGCGCCGCTCTCCGTCTCGGGCCTGCTGAGGGAGAAGCTGTTCACGGAGCGGTCCGTCGTCCTGGCGTCGGCGACGCTCAAGCTGGGCGGCGACTTCAACGGCGTCGGTGCTTCGCTGGGTCTCGCCCCGGAGGGCACCACGGGTGACGACCTGCCCGTCTGGAAGGGAATCGATGTCGGTTCCCCGTTCGACTATCCCAGGCAGGGCATTCTCTACGTCGCCAAGCACCTCTCCGCCCCCGCCCGTGACAAGGACCGGGCCGACATGCTCGACGAGCTGACCGAGCTGATGCAGTCGGCCGGCGGGCGGACCCTCGGTCTGTTCTCCTCGATGCGTGCGGCACAGCTGGCGGCGGAGGAGCTGCGGATCCGCGTCCCGGAGCTGCCGATCCTGCTCCAGGGCGAGGACACGCTGGGCGAGCTGATCAAGAACTTCGCGGCCGACCCGAAGACCTGTCTGTTCGGCACGCTGTCGCTCTGGCAGGGCGTGGATGTCCCGGGGGCCAGCTGCCAGCTGGTCGTCATGGACAAGATCCCGTTCCCGCGCCCGGACGATCCGCTGATGAGCGCCCGGCAGAAGGCAGTCGAGGAGGCCGGGGGCAACGGCTTCATGGCGGTCGCGGCGACCCATGCCGCCCTGCTCATGGCACAGGGCGCCGGCCGACTCGTACGGGCCACGGGCGACCGGGGCGTCGTGGCGGTTCTCGACCCCCGGCTGGCGACGGCCCGGTACGGCAGCTATCTGAAGGCCTCGCTGCCCGATTTCTGGTACACGACCGACCGCAACCAGGTACGGAAGTCGCTGGCGGCCATCGATGCCGCCTCGAAGGCGGCGGAAGTCTGA
- a CDS encoding M1 family metallopeptidase: MPLVRTPLPRARWLRSAVLVAASAGLVAAALPAPAPLGIGDPLFPTLGNPGYDVRAYAVDLTYPGVNTAPLAAVTRIDALATDDLERLNLDFTHGTVSAVTVDGLAATYTTSGEDLVVTPAVPIDEGESIEITVTHTSDPSGPADTGGWVRTSDGLAMANQADAAHRVFPSNDHPSDKAYFTFRVTAPSELTAVANGLPTGRVTRGDTTTWTYRTSHPMATELAQVSIGRSTVVHRAGPHGLPVRDVVRTADRKLMEPWLRRTPGHLEWMERQVGPYPFETYGVLVADATTGFELETQTLSLFERRLFTEPGYPEWYVDSVMVHELAHQWFGDSVSPRTWSDLWLNEGHASWYEALYAEETAGKSLEKRMKAAYAASDAWRAAGGPPAAPEPPAPGHKISLFRPVVYDGSALVLYALREEIGTEAFGRLERRWVADHRDGTATTADFVALAGDIAGRDLTAFFRGWLYEAKTPAMPGHPDWRSRPAGTERTAPKPG, translated from the coding sequence ATGCCGCTCGTCCGAACGCCCCTGCCCCGCGCGCGGTGGCTCCGCTCCGCCGTCCTGGTCGCCGCCTCGGCCGGTCTCGTCGCCGCCGCGCTGCCCGCCCCGGCGCCGCTCGGCATCGGGGACCCGCTCTTCCCCACCCTCGGCAATCCCGGTTACGACGTCCGCGCGTACGCCGTCGACCTCACCTACCCCGGGGTCAACACCGCACCGCTGGCCGCGGTGACCCGGATCGACGCGCTCGCCACCGACGACCTGGAGCGGCTCAACCTCGACTTCACCCACGGCACGGTCTCCGCCGTCACCGTCGACGGCCTGGCCGCCACGTACACCACCAGCGGCGAGGACCTGGTCGTCACCCCCGCCGTGCCGATCGACGAGGGCGAGTCGATCGAGATCACCGTCACCCACACCAGCGACCCGAGCGGTCCCGCCGACACCGGCGGCTGGGTCCGTACGAGCGACGGCCTCGCCATGGCCAACCAGGCCGACGCCGCCCACCGGGTCTTCCCGTCCAACGACCACCCGTCGGACAAGGCGTACTTCACCTTCCGCGTCACCGCCCCCAGCGAGCTCACCGCCGTCGCCAACGGCCTGCCCACCGGCCGGGTCACCCGCGGCGACACCACGACCTGGACGTACCGCACCAGCCATCCCATGGCCACCGAGCTCGCCCAGGTGTCCATCGGCCGCTCCACCGTCGTGCACCGGGCGGGCCCCCACGGCCTGCCCGTACGGGACGTGGTGCGCACCGCCGACCGGAAGCTGATGGAGCCCTGGCTCCGCAGGACCCCCGGCCACCTGGAGTGGATGGAGCGGCAGGTCGGCCCGTACCCCTTCGAGACGTACGGGGTGCTCGTCGCGGACGCCACCACGGGCTTCGAGCTGGAGACCCAGACCCTGTCGCTCTTCGAGCGCCGCCTCTTCACCGAGCCGGGCTATCCGGAGTGGTACGTCGACTCGGTCATGGTGCACGAGCTGGCCCACCAGTGGTTCGGCGACAGCGTCTCGCCGCGGACCTGGTCCGACCTCTGGCTCAACGAGGGGCACGCCAGCTGGTACGAGGCGCTGTACGCCGAGGAGACCGCCGGCAAGTCCCTGGAGAAGCGCATGAAGGCCGCCTACGCCGCCTCCGACGCGTGGAGGGCCGCCGGCGGCCCGCCGGCCGCCCCCGAGCCGCCCGCGCCCGGCCACAAGATCAGCCTCTTCCGGCCCGTCGTCTATGACGGCAGCGCCCTCGTCCTCTACGCGCTCCGCGAGGAGATCGGCACCGAGGCCTTCGGGCGCCTGGAGCGCCGCTGGGTCGCCGACCACCGGGACGGCACCGCCACCACCGCCGACTTCGTCGCCCTGGCCGGCGATATCGCCGGACGCGACCTCACCGCCTTCTTCCGAGGCTGGCTGTACGAGGCGAAGACCCCGGCCATGCCCGGCCACCCGGACTGGCGCAGCCGCCCGGCCGGGACCGAGCGGACGGCCCCGAAACCCGGATGA